The sequence CCGCCATGTGGACCGCCGGCGGGAATCCCACCTGCCGGCGCGCGGCCAGCTCGGCGGCAGCGGCATCCGCGAACGCCCAGCGGGTAAGAAAGCCCACCGGTTCGAGTTCGGGATCGGCAACGACGATGACAGCCCCGCCGTTGTCCGCGGGGCGGCACAGCGCCGCCGCGCGGCCCCAGGTAGCGAGCGCTTCCTCGGTGGCGCGCAAATCCTGCCGGTTCAACAGCGCGCCCGTATCCGCCAAGACCACCGCGCCATACGCGCCGCCGCTAATGCGCGGTTCCGCACCGGGAGTGGCGATAACCAGCGCGGGCTTGTCGTCGAGTTCCTCGACGATGCGGTTGCCACCGGATACCACCACACGCGTGCTGGGAAAGACCTTCCCCAGCTCTTCGGCCGTACGGTCCGATCCCAAAACGATGGCCCGCAGGCGGGATCCGCCGCAGTCCGCGCACCGGAAACGCAAGGCTATGCGCCCGCACCAGCGGCACGTCGGCGCCGACGCTTCGTTGCGGCCGCCCTCGGAAGTGGGAAGACCCAAAGGCCCGTTGCAATGCCGGCACCGCGCGGCGGCGTGGCAATTCCCACAGGCAAGAACCGGGATATACCCCTTGCGCGGCGACTGGACGAGCACGGCCTCCCCGCGATCTAGTGCGGCGCGCATCGCTTGGAAAGCGGATCCGGCGATGGAGCTGGGGTCGCCACCGCTGACGTCGCGGCCGAGCGAGAGGCCGTATGGCCCCACCGCGACGACGCGCGGGACGGTGCCAGCCAGCGTGGATTCTGCGGGAAGCAGGTCATGGACCCACCCGGATTCCACCAGGTACTGGGTTTCTGCGGTGCGCGCGACACCGCCGATGATCAGCGAGCAGCCCTCGACAGCCGAGCGCGTCGTCAGCACCTCACGGGCGTGCACGTAGGGCTTCTTGTTGTCCACGAGGGAGTCGTCGCCATCGTCAAGCACGACGGCCAGGCGCAGGTTCTGCACGGGGGCGAACGCGGCGGACCGGGTGCCCAGCACGATGCGGGCCTGGCCGGTCAGGGCGGACAGGTACCGCCGGTAGCGCGCCTGGGGGCCCAGCGAGTTCGTCAGCACCGCGACTTGCTTGGCGGCCAGGTGCTCGCGTAGGTGGGACTCGAGCAGGTCCACGGTCTTTTGATCGGGGACTACGAGAAGGACTCCCCCGCCATCTACCGCCACCTTGGTCGCCAGCGCGGCGAGAGCACCCAGCCAGGAGTCGCCGGGCGGGAGCTGCCAGGCGGCGCGGGACGTCGTTCCCGCCAGCACGGCATCGACGAAGGATCGGCCGAAGATATAGTCCTCCCAGCCGGAAAGATCTGGCTCGCGCACCTCGCCAAAGGATTCCCAAGGCGTGTCCAAGTCGGATTCCTCGGCCCGCGCGTGGCGGGGAGGGATGGCGGAGCGAATGATGTCCGGGCGCGTTCCGCCGTAGCGGTTCGCCAGCGACTCGATGAGCTGGGCTATCGCCGGCGGGTAGACCACGTACGGCGAGATCACCCTGTCGATGAAGCGGAGATCACCTGAAAAATCGGAGCGGCCCAGCCGCTCGAGCACGATCGCGTCCTGCAGCTTGCCGTTGAACCGGATGCGGACTTTGACTCCCGGCTGCGCGGCCGCGGAGTCGTCCTCCGCGACGAGGTAATCAAAGCCGCGGTCGAGGTGCGCAACCGTCAGTAAAGGCAATACCCGCGCTACCGGTGCGGTCGCGGCGGGTATCTTCTTCGGCATAGGCGCCGATTCTACAAGACGCAGGCGGGGTAAATTTACAGCCCAGCGGCGCGACGCAGGGCGTCAACCCGGTCGGTCTTTTCCCAT is a genomic window of Corynebacterium massiliense DSM 45435 containing:
- a CDS encoding primosomal protein N'; its protein translation is MPKKIPAATAPVARVLPLLTVAHLDRGFDYLVAEDDSAAAQPGVKVRIRFNGKLQDAIVLERLGRSDFSGDLRFIDRVISPYVVYPPAIAQLIESLANRYGGTRPDIIRSAIPPRHARAEESDLDTPWESFGEVREPDLSGWEDYIFGRSFVDAVLAGTTSRAAWQLPPGDSWLGALAALATKVAVDGGGVLLVVPDQKTVDLLESHLREHLAAKQVAVLTNSLGPQARYRRYLSALTGQARIVLGTRSAAFAPVQNLRLAVVLDDGDDSLVDNKKPYVHAREVLTTRSAVEGCSLIIGGVARTAETQYLVESGWVHDLLPAESTLAGTVPRVVAVGPYGLSLGRDVSGGDPSSIAGSAFQAMRAALDRGEAVLVQSPRKGYIPVLACGNCHAAARCRHCNGPLGLPTSEGGRNEASAPTCRWCGRIALRFRCADCGGSRLRAIVLGSDRTAEELGKVFPSTRVVVSGGNRIVEELDDKPALVIATPGAEPRISGGAYGAVVLADTGALLNRQDLRATEEALATWGRAAALCRPADNGGAVIVVADPELEPVGFLTRWAFADAAAAELAARRQVGFPPAVHMAAVDGPDAGLDAFSSLVELPANAEILGPVPLGQADPLPGEYDAQRFGPPQRLLVRTPPGPRSELGRALRRANAQRSARKNDLPMRIQVDPIHVG